In Tsukamurella tyrosinosolvens, the genomic window CCGGGTCGTCACCGTCGCCTGCGATCTCGAGCAGGCGCGGTACGTGATCGAGGCGAGTCGCTGGGACGAGCGGGTCTTCGCCGCTGTGGCCCTGCACCCGACGGACGCCCACCAGCTCGAGGTCGACGGTGCGCCGGCGGAGCTCGAGCGCCTGGCCGCCGACCCGCGCTGCGTGGCGATCGGGGAGACCGGGCTGGACTGGTACTGGCTCGGCAAGCGCGAGGACGTGGCGACGCCGGCGCAGCAGCACGCGGCCTTCGAGTGGCACATCGACCTCGCGAAGCGGCTCGGCAAGCCACTGATGATCCACAACCGCGAGGCGGACGCCGACATCCTCCAGGACCTCGAGCGCGTGGGCGCCCCGGAGACGGTGATCTTCCACTGCTTCTCCGGCGACGCGGCGATGGCGCGCGAGTGCGTCGACCGCGGCTACGTCCTGAGCTTCTCGGGCACCGTCACCTTCACCAACGCGACGGAGCTGCAGGAGGCCGCGCGCCTCGTTCCGGACGGTCAACTGCTCGTCGAGACCGACGCGCCGTATCTCACACCCCACCCGTACCGGGGTACGCCCAACGAGTCGTACTGCGTCCCGTACACCGCCCGCTACCTCGCTGACCTGCGCGGAGTCGCGCCGGAGGAGCTCGCTGCGACCACCACCGCGACGGCGGATCGTGTGTTCGGCGCCACATTCGCGGGCGCGAAATGAACAGAAGCTGGCACGCCTCCCACTTCTCCGTTACCGTACTGTGATGTAACGGCGACCGAAACGTCGCCGAGCGCCACACCTGCAGTCCACCCATGGGAAGTCACCAGTGCCTGAGCTCGACGCAGACGACAACACCACCACGGTGGATCAGCCCACCTCGCACCCGCGCCGCGGTGCCTTCGGTTCCACCCGGGAGCGCACCGCCGAGTTCGACGTGACCCAGGTCTTCGCCCGGTTCACCGACATCGAGGGCAAGCCGCTCGACCCCGAGGCCGATCGCGAGATCATCGACCTCGAGGCCGAGGTCTACGGCGACGACGCCGTCGCGGAGGCCGAGAGCCTGGCCCTCGCGGCCGAGGAGCAGTACGCCGCGGAGCACCCGCAGGCCGAGGCGCTCCCCGAGCCCGCCGTCCTCGACGCCGATGCCGACGAGGCCCCGGAGCCCGCCGCGCAGACGGAGTCCGACGACGACAAGCCCGGTGTCCTCGACGGCCTGACCGCCAAGCTCGAGAACACCCCCGTGCGCGCCGTCACCGGCGCCATGCTGGTCGCCCTCATGGCCACCGGCGGCACCGCCGCCGCGCTGTACCAGGACTTCACGGTCACCGTCGACGGCCAGACCCACGAGGTCTCCACGATGAGCCGCTCGGTGAAGTCGATCCTCGGCTCCGCCGGCATCGACGCCGACGCCGCCGACCGGGTCAGTCCCGCCCTCGGCGAGTCCGTCAAGCCCGGCCAGCCGATCACCGTGCAGCACGCCCGCGACGTCGCGGTCAACGTCAACGGCAAGGTCCGCACCGTCAAGACCACCGACCTGACGATGGGCGCCGCCCTCGCCTCGGCCGGCCTCGGCGACGCGAAGAACTTCGTCTCCCTCCCGCTCGACGCGCAGGTCCCGCTCGACGGTGCCGCCGTCTCGGTGGTCACGCCCGTCACCGCCACCGTCCTCGACGCGGGCGGCAAGGTCGTCGCCAACGCCGCCGGCCGCACCGTCGGCGAGTACCTCGCCAAGATGGGCGTCCCGCTGATCCAGCAGGACTCCGTCAAGCCGAGCGCCAACACTCCGGTCACCCCCGGCATGACCATCTCGGTCAACCGGAACCGGACGTCGACCGTCACGGTCACCGAGCCGTACACCGCGCCGCCGAAGAAGATCGACGACCCGAAGCTCACCAACGGCAAGACCGAGATCAAGGATCCGGGCAAGCCGGGCAAGCAGGAGGTCCAGTACCGCGAGCACGTGGTGGACGGCAAGGTCGTCTCCCGCGAGAAGGTCGGCTCCAAGGTCCTCGACGCGGGCGTCGCCGGCGTCACGGCCGTGGGCACCGCCCCGGGCGCGCCGTTCGTCGCGCCGGGCTCCGTGTGGGACCGGCTCGTCCAGTGCGAGTCGACCGGCAACTGGTCGATCAACACGGGCAACGGCTTCTACGGCGGCGTCCAGTTCGACTACGGCACCTGGCTGCGTCACGGTGGCGGCAAGTACGCGCCGCGCGCGGACCTCGCCACCCGCGAGGAGCAGATCGACATCGCCCGCAAGACGCTCAAGGCGCAGGGCTGGGGCGCGTGGCCGTCCTGCTCCGCGCGCCTCGGATTGTCCGGCAACTCGGAGTAGCTCGGTAGAGTCACACCGGTGACCGGCGCCGAATTCAAGAATCAGGCACGACTGCTCGGCCCCGCGGAGATCCGCGCGCTGGCCGGGCAGTTGTCCGTTCGTCCCACGAAGACGCTGGGGCAGAACTTCGTGCACGACCCGAACACGGTCCGCAAGATCGTCGCCGCCGCCGACGTGCGCCCCGACGACGTCGCGCTCGAGGTGGGCCCCGGCCTCGGCTCGCTCACCCTGGCGCTGCTGGACGCCGCCGCCTCCGTGACGGCCATCGAGATCGATCCTGTTCTCGCGGAGCAGCTTCCGAAGACCGTCGCCGAACGCGCGCCCGAGCTCGCCGGAAACCTCACGGTGATCGGCGAGGACGCGCTCAAGGTGTCCGGTGCGCAGGTGTCGGTCGCCGGGTCCCCGACGGTGCTCGTCGCGAACCTCCCCTACAACGTCTCGGTGCCGGTGCTGCTGCACCTGCTGGCCGAGGTCCCGACGCTGCGCACGGTGCTGGTGATGGTGCAGCTCGAGGTCGCCGACCGCCTCGCCGCCGCTCCGGGCTCCCGCGTCTACGGCGTCCCGTCGGTCAAGGCGGCCTACTACGGGCGCGTGCGCAAGGCCGGCACCGTCGGGCGGGCCGTCTTCTGGCCGGAGCCCAACGTCGAATCCGGGCTGGTCCGGATCGACCTGCACGGCCCCGGTGACCGGCCCGATGTGGACCGTGCCCGCCTCTGGGCGGCCGTCGACGCGGCCTTCGCGCAGCGCCGCAAGACCCTGCGCGCCGCGCTCGCCACCTGGGCCGGTTCGCCGACGGCGGCCGAGGAGATCCTGGTCGCGGCCGGTATCGACCCCCGCGAGCGAGGGGAGAAGTTGTCCGTCGAGCAGTTCGCTGCGCTCGCCGCCGCCCGTCCCGCGGCACCGGCCCCGTAGTCTGGACCGCGTGCTTTCCGTGGTTCCGACCCCTCTGACCGTGCGGGCGCCCGCCAAGGTGAACCTCCACCTCGGGGTGGGCGACGTGCGGCCCGACGGCTTCCACGAGCTGGTCACAGTCTTCCAGGCGCTCTCCCTGCACGACGACGTGACCCTCGTCCCGTCGGACGCGCTGTCGCTGCACGTGACCGGCGAGGGTGCCCGCGACGTGCCGACCGACCCCACCAATCTCGCCGCGCGCGCCGTGGTCGCGCTCGCGGAGCGGTACGGCCGGGACCCGAACATGCGGATCGACATCGCCAAGGGCATCCCGGTGGCGGGCGGTATGGCGGGCGGATCGGCGGACGCGGCGGCCGCGCTGCTCGGCGCCGCCACCCTGTGGGGCCTCGAGATCGGCCGCGACGAGCTCGACGAGGTGGCCGCGACGCTCGGCTCCGACGTCCCCTTCTCGCTGCACGGCCACACCGCGCTCGGCACCGGTCGCGGCGAGCGGCTCATCCCCGCGCTGGCCCGCGGCGAGTTCCACTGGACCCTGGCGCTCGCCCGCGAGGGCCTGAGTACCCCCGCGGTGTACCGCGAGCTCGACCGGCTGCGGGAGGCCGGCGACCCGCCGCGCGCCGGCAGCCCGGACGCGCTGCTCGCCGCCGTGGCCTCCGGCGATCCGCACCGCCTGGCGCCGCTGCTCGCCAATGACCTGCAGGCGGCCGCGCTCTCGCTGCAGCCCGGCCTGCGGCGCACGCTGCGCGCGGGCATGGAGGCGGGGGCGCTCGCCGGCATCGTCTCCGGCAGCGGCCCCACCTGCGCGTTCCTCTGCGCGAGCGCGGACGACGCCGTCGACGTGGGCACCGAGCTCGCGGGCGCAGGCGTCTGCCGGACGGTGCGCGTCGCCTCCGGCCCGGTGCCGGGCGCCACCGTCGTGCCGTAGGCGCGACCTTCCACCCTTCTCGGAATCGGGGCCGCCGCGGCCTTGCGGGATACCCCCCAGGGGTATAGATTCAAGTCAGATACCCACTGGGGGTACCCCTGACCGAGGAGGAACCATGGACGGCCGGACGACGACGCGGCGCTCGATGAACCCGGCGGCGAAACTGGCGGTCTACGGCGCCGGCCTCGTGGTCGCCTTCGGCGGGGCCTACGGCATCGCAGGCGCCGTGGTGCCCGACAGCACCGTCGCGCAGTGGAACGCGCAGGCGGACGACGGGCACGGCGGGCACGCCGCGCCGGCCGCGACCGCCCCCGCGGCGACCGCGGCGCTCAAGGGCGTCTCCCTGAGCGCGGAGGGGCTCACCTTCGCCCCCGTCAGCGCGCCGCGCGCGGTGGGCGAGGCCGGGACCCTGAGCTTCCGCATCGAGGACGCCACCGGCGCCCCCGTGACCGCCTACACGACGACGCACGAGAAGGATCTGCACCTCATCGCCGTGCGGTCCGACGGCAGCCTGTTCCGCCACGTCCACCCCGTCCTCGACCGCGCCACGGGCACCTGGTCATTGCCGTGGAGCTGGGCCGAGGCGGGCACCTACCGCCTCTACGCCGACTTCGCCCCCGCGACGGGCTCCGCCGTCACGCTCACCCGCACCGTCGAGGTCGCGGGCGGCTACACGCCCGCCGACCCGGCGCCCTCGCGCACCGCGCAGGTCGACGGCTTCACCGTCACCCTCGACGGTGACCTCGTCGCCGGCGCCTCGAGCCCCGTCACGCTGCGCGTGAGCCGCGACGGCGCGCCCGTCACCGCGCTGCAGCCCTACCTCGGCGCCTTCGGCCACCTCGTCGCGCTCCGCCAGGGCGACCTCGCCTTCCTGCACGTGCACCCCGAGGGCGCCGAGCCGAAGCCGGGCGACACCGGCGGGCCCGCGATCGCCTTCCAGGCGCAGGCCCCCACCGCGGGGCGCTACCTGCTCTACCTGGACTTCCAGGTCGACGGGGTGGTCCGCACCGCGAGCTTCGTCGTCGACGCGGGCGCGTCTGCGTCGCCGCAGAACCCCACCGCCCCCACCGCATCCGTCCCGCCGGCCGCCGGCCACGGCGGGCACTGACCACCACCACCGAAGAAGAGGAGGAATCGACCATGAGCACACCCGGCAGCACCACCGGCGGCGCGCACATCGAACTGGACATCGGTGGCATGACCTGCGCCTCGTGCGCGAACCGGATCGAGCGGCGCCTCAACAAGATCGAGGGCGTGAGCGCCACCGTCAACTACGCCACCGAGAAGGCGAAGGTCGTCGCGCCCGAGGGCGTCGACCCGCAGCGGATCATCGACGAGGTCGTCGGCACCGGCTACAGCGCCACGCTGTCCGGGGCGGCGGCACCGTCGGGCCCGGGCGGCGAGGAGAAAAGCCCCGCCGACGTCGAGCTCGCGTCGCTGCGCACCCGGCTCCTGGGCGCCGTCGTCCTCAGCGTCCCCGTCATCGCGATGGCGATGGTCCCCGCGGTGCAGTTCACCTACTGGCAGTGGGCGTCCCTCGCGCTGGCCGCGCCCGTGATCCTGTGGGGCGCATGGCCCTTCCACAAGGCGGCGTGGGCCAACCTCAAGCACGGCACGGCCACGATGGACACGCTCATCTCCATGGGCACGCTATCGGCGTTCCTGTGGTCGCTGTACGCGCTCTTCCTGGGCACGGCGGGGGAGCCGGGGATGAAGCACCCCTTCAGCCTCACGCTCGCGCCGTCCGACGGTGCCGCGAACATCTACCTCGAGGTCGCCGCCGGCGTCACCATGTTCATCCTCGCGGGGCGCTACTTCGAGAAGCGCTCCAAGCGGCGGGCCGGGGCGGCGCTGCGCGCGCTGCTCGAGCTCGGCGCCAAGGAGGTCTCCGTCCTGCGCGACGGGGCCGAGGTGAAGATCGGCGTCGACGAGCTGCGCGCGGGCGACGAGTTCGTCGTGCGGCCCGGCGAGAAGATCGCCACCGACGGCGTCGTCGTCTCCGGCACCTCCGCGGTCGACGCCTCGATGCTCACCGGCGAGTCGGTGCCCGTCGAGGTCGGTCCCGGCGACGCGGTCACGGGTGCCACCGTCAACGCGGGCGGACGCCTCGTGGTGCGGGCCACCCGCGTCGGAGCGGACACGCAGCTCGCGCAGATGGCGCGGCTCGTGGAGGAGGCACAGACCGGCAAGGCCGAGGTCCAGCGCCTCGCCGACCGGATCTCCGGCGTCTTCGTGCCGATCGTCATCGCGATCGCCGCCATCGCCCTGGGCGGCTGGCTCGGCGCCGGCTTCCCCGTCTCCGCGGCGTTCACCGCCGCGGTCGCGGTCCTCGTCATCGCCTGCCCCTGCGCGCTGGGCCTGGCGACGCCGACGGCGCTGCTCGTCGGCACCGGCCGCGGCGCCCAGCTCGGCATCCTGATCAAGGGCCCCGAGGTGCTCGAATCGACCCGCCGCGTCGACACCGTCGTGCTCGACAAGACCGGCACCGTGACCACCGGCCGGATGACCCTGGTCGACGTGATCACCGAGCAGGGAGTCGACGCGCTCGACGTGCTGCGCTACGCCGGCGCTCTCGAGGACGCCTCCGAGCACCCGATCGCGCAGGCCATCGCCAAGG contains:
- a CDS encoding heavy metal-binding domain-containing protein, coding for MNPAAKLAVYGAGLVVAFGGAYGIAGAVVPDSTVAQWNAQADDGHGGHAAPAATAPAATAALKGVSLSAEGLTFAPVSAPRAVGEAGTLSFRIEDATGAPVTAYTTTHEKDLHLIAVRSDGSLFRHVHPVLDRATGTWSLPWSWAEAGTYRLYADFAPATGSAVTLTRTVEVAGGYTPADPAPSRTAQVDGFTVTLDGDLVAGASSPVTLRVSRDGAPVTALQPYLGAFGHLVALRQGDLAFLHVHPEGAEPKPGDTGGPAIAFQAQAPTAGRYLLYLDFQVDGVVRTASFVVDAGASASPQNPTAPTASVPPAAGHGGH
- a CDS encoding TatD family hydrolase, with protein sequence MGKKKPPPPLPAPLPGLVDAHTHLDGCRARTPEAVRELVDRSASVGVDRVVTVACDLEQARYVIEASRWDERVFAAVALHPTDAHQLEVDGAPAELERLAADPRCVAIGETGLDWYWLGKREDVATPAQQHAAFEWHIDLAKRLGKPLMIHNREADADILQDLERVGAPETVIFHCFSGDAAMARECVDRGYVLSFSGTVTFTNATELQEAARLVPDGQLLVETDAPYLTPHPYRGTPNESYCVPYTARYLADLRGVAPEELAATTTATADRVFGATFAGAK
- a CDS encoding resuscitation-promoting factor, which gives rise to MPELDADDNTTTVDQPTSHPRRGAFGSTRERTAEFDVTQVFARFTDIEGKPLDPEADREIIDLEAEVYGDDAVAEAESLALAAEEQYAAEHPQAEALPEPAVLDADADEAPEPAAQTESDDDKPGVLDGLTAKLENTPVRAVTGAMLVALMATGGTAAALYQDFTVTVDGQTHEVSTMSRSVKSILGSAGIDADAADRVSPALGESVKPGQPITVQHARDVAVNVNGKVRTVKTTDLTMGAALASAGLGDAKNFVSLPLDAQVPLDGAAVSVVTPVTATVLDAGGKVVANAAGRTVGEYLAKMGVPLIQQDSVKPSANTPVTPGMTISVNRNRTSTVTVTEPYTAPPKKIDDPKLTNGKTEIKDPGKPGKQEVQYREHVVDGKVVSREKVGSKVLDAGVAGVTAVGTAPGAPFVAPGSVWDRLVQCESTGNWSINTGNGFYGGVQFDYGTWLRHGGGKYAPRADLATREEQIDIARKTLKAQGWGAWPSCSARLGLSGNSE
- the rsmA gene encoding 16S rRNA (adenine(1518)-N(6)/adenine(1519)-N(6))-dimethyltransferase RsmA, yielding MTGAEFKNQARLLGPAEIRALAGQLSVRPTKTLGQNFVHDPNTVRKIVAAADVRPDDVALEVGPGLGSLTLALLDAAASVTAIEIDPVLAEQLPKTVAERAPELAGNLTVIGEDALKVSGAQVSVAGSPTVLVANLPYNVSVPVLLHLLAEVPTLRTVLVMVQLEVADRLAAAPGSRVYGVPSVKAAYYGRVRKAGTVGRAVFWPEPNVESGLVRIDLHGPGDRPDVDRARLWAAVDAAFAQRRKTLRAALATWAGSPTAAEEILVAAGIDPRERGEKLSVEQFAALAAARPAAPAP
- a CDS encoding 4-(cytidine 5'-diphospho)-2-C-methyl-D-erythritol kinase, coding for MLSVVPTPLTVRAPAKVNLHLGVGDVRPDGFHELVTVFQALSLHDDVTLVPSDALSLHVTGEGARDVPTDPTNLAARAVVALAERYGRDPNMRIDIAKGIPVAGGMAGGSADAAAALLGAATLWGLEIGRDELDEVAATLGSDVPFSLHGHTALGTGRGERLIPALARGEFHWTLALAREGLSTPAVYRELDRLREAGDPPRAGSPDALLAAVASGDPHRLAPLLANDLQAAALSLQPGLRRTLRAGMEAGALAGIVSGSGPTCAFLCASADDAVDVGTELAGAGVCRTVRVASGPVPGATVVP
- a CDS encoding heavy metal translocating P-type ATPase — encoded protein: MSTPGSTTGGAHIELDIGGMTCASCANRIERRLNKIEGVSATVNYATEKAKVVAPEGVDPQRIIDEVVGTGYSATLSGAAAPSGPGGEEKSPADVELASLRTRLLGAVVLSVPVIAMAMVPAVQFTYWQWASLALAAPVILWGAWPFHKAAWANLKHGTATMDTLISMGTLSAFLWSLYALFLGTAGEPGMKHPFSLTLAPSDGAANIYLEVAAGVTMFILAGRYFEKRSKRRAGAALRALLELGAKEVSVLRDGAEVKIGVDELRAGDEFVVRPGEKIATDGVVVSGTSAVDASMLTGESVPVEVGPGDAVTGATVNAGGRLVVRATRVGADTQLAQMARLVEEAQTGKAEVQRLADRISGVFVPIVIAIAAIALGGWLGAGFPVSAAFTAAVAVLVIACPCALGLATPTALLVGTGRGAQLGILIKGPEVLESTRRVDTVVLDKTGTVTTGRMTLVDVITEQGVDALDVLRYAGALEDASEHPIAQAIAKGATAKVGTLSPVEGFANIEGQGVQGVVDGHGVIVGRESLLADWALRLSDELAAAKATAEAQGATVVAVGWDGAARGILVVSDTVKPTSAEAIRELRALGLTPVLLTGDNEAAARQIAAEVGIDEVIAEVMPQDKVAVVTRLQAEGRVVAMVGDGVNDAPALAAADLGLAMGTGTDVAIEAADITLVRGDLRAAVDAIRLSRTTLRTIKTNLFWAFAYNVAAIPVAALGMLNPMLAGAAMAFSSVFVVGNSLRLRGFRSAAGPAAAAPEDRIPSIDREDTTDMSCCSTNSSGPEDIRLSAAPTSAAPAGPVSDEKTTCPVMVGNPVVKSTAEARGLFRDYDGERYFFCCPSCAPKFDADPAKYAANVA